A genomic window from Elusimicrobiota bacterium includes:
- a CDS encoding methyl-accepting chemotaxis protein, whose protein sequence is MKTRTIRRELLGMVAILVVVPLLATMSLLYLQKRHIQQLVKDNEMGHIVTGILDLCQAGVNTPDGQARVRQILLAKKLGSGYAYVLGGHGDKRGVYIVSKDGVRDGENIWESKDLGGNHFIQDIVNSALEAPPGKVIRSQRYPWKNPDDKAMRYKLAYAAYFKPWDWVVGLSLYEDEYDMGTVRSLNQTVLLVLVVGAVIGLAAIFWGMRVADSLSRPLSNIIAIAGVVAKGDLGAADVRLQAAARLLPARDGRGPGADGNGSRSEIDQLTYSVYEMTNRLKSLIGQSQSSIVQLLSTATEIAATAKQEEATMNGLGASTTEIAASVNQISATAQELVNTMNQVTSVSEETAGLATEGGSSLGVMEASIRDLADATKSISAKLAEINDKASNITAVMTTITKIADQTNLLSLNAAIEAEKAGEHGLGFGVVAREIRRLADQTAVSTLDIEHMIKEMQSSASSGVMEMDKFSEVMKSGIAQIQGLGGQMAQIISRVERLQPQFQMVREGMQSQSNGAKQINEAMGMLTETTHNTMESIKEFNQAVAAMHAAMQGLKDEISKFKIAA, encoded by the coding sequence ATGAAAACGAGGACCATCAGGCGGGAGCTGCTGGGGATGGTGGCGATCCTGGTCGTCGTCCCCTTGCTGGCGACCATGTCGCTGCTCTACCTGCAGAAGAGGCACATCCAGCAGCTGGTCAAGGACAACGAGATGGGCCACATCGTCACCGGGATCCTCGACCTCTGCCAGGCCGGCGTCAACACCCCGGACGGCCAGGCCCGGGTGCGCCAGATCCTCCTCGCCAAGAAGCTGGGCTCCGGCTACGCCTACGTGCTGGGCGGGCACGGCGACAAGCGGGGCGTCTACATCGTCTCCAAGGACGGCGTCCGGGACGGCGAGAACATCTGGGAGTCCAAGGACCTCGGCGGGAACCACTTCATCCAGGACATCGTCAATTCGGCGCTCGAGGCGCCCCCGGGGAAGGTGATCAGGTCCCAGCGCTACCCGTGGAAGAACCCCGACGACAAGGCGATGCGCTACAAGCTGGCCTACGCCGCCTACTTCAAGCCCTGGGACTGGGTCGTGGGGCTGAGCCTCTACGAGGACGAATACGACATGGGCACGGTCAGGTCCCTCAACCAGACCGTGCTCCTGGTGCTGGTGGTGGGCGCCGTCATCGGCCTGGCGGCCATCTTCTGGGGGATGCGGGTCGCGGATTCGCTCTCGCGCCCCCTGTCCAACATCATCGCCATCGCCGGCGTCGTGGCCAAGGGCGACCTGGGCGCCGCGGACGTCCGGCTCCAGGCCGCGGCCAGGCTGCTGCCGGCCCGGGACGGCCGGGGCCCGGGCGCCGACGGCAACGGCTCCCGCAGCGAGATCGACCAGCTGACCTACTCGGTCTATGAGATGACCAACCGCCTCAAGTCCCTCATCGGCCAGTCGCAGTCGTCCATCGTCCAACTGCTCTCCACGGCCACGGAGATCGCCGCCACCGCCAAGCAGGAGGAGGCGACCATGAACGGCCTGGGCGCCTCGACCACCGAGATCGCGGCCTCGGTCAACCAGATCTCCGCCACCGCGCAGGAGCTGGTCAACACCATGAACCAGGTGACCTCCGTCTCCGAGGAGACCGCCGGGCTGGCCACCGAGGGCGGCAGCAGCCTGGGAGTGATGGAGGCCAGCATCCGGGACCTGGCCGACGCCACCAAGTCCATCTCGGCCAAGCTGGCCGAGATCAACGACAAGGCCAGCAACATCACGGCGGTGATGACCACCATCACCAAGATCGCGGACCAGACCAACCTCCTCTCGCTCAACGCCGCCATCGAGGCCGAGAAGGCGGGAGAGCACGGCCTGGGCTTCGGCGTGGTGGCCCGCGAGATCCGGCGCCTGGCGGACCAGACGGCCGTCTCCACCTTGGACATCGAGCACATGATCAAGGAGATGCAGTCCTCCGCATCCTCCGGGGTCATGGAGATGGACAAGTTCTCGGAGGTGATGAAGTCCGGCATCGCGCAGATCCAGGGCCTCGGCGGCCAGATGGCCCAGATCATCTCCCGCGTGGAGCGCCTGCAGCCGCAGTTCCAGATGGTCCGCGAGGGCATGCAGTCCCAGTCCAACGGGGCCAAGCAGATCAACGAGGCCATGGGCATGCTCACCGAGACCACGCACAACACCATGGAGTCCATCAAGGAGTTCAACCAGGCCGTCGCCGCGATGCACGCCGCGATGCAGGGTCTCAAGGACGAGATCTCCAAGTTCAAGATCGCCGCATGA
- a CDS encoding phospholipid carrier-dependent glycosyltransferase — protein MKLLVALPIAAGLIWHRQNILAWSQRADLRGVFAGFSGWDIIACGLLGSYLVVNLSAALGPEFYYDSLVYHLALPKLYLLAHRIVPTPTMLYSGIPFGTEMLYGLGLGLADERLAKLIQCGFGIATAGAVFCWCRSRMRRSAAILAALLFYCAPMVCFESGVAKVELACAFYTLLAVFAMLEAQERPAGNSRYQFLTLAGIFAGLSVSTKYNAGLYMFMLPIPLIYRCIRGQQTRRALGMELGVFLGLALMTASPWFLKNAVFYGNPIYPFLNHLWGNNLSVNAAGLASDAGARDLVQAFTTLAGVKDFFAGIWSPAWPLDNVAGIAFQILLPWVFLARPEPARRRSMMLIMVGIWLAWALHTRMPRFLLPALPVLAVLSAEAVFLPEFPRFLRYFTIGAVYGTLILTLGGAVFVWYAQGLWSVAFRFSGRDSYLSHPHHSYLRPYYAGTKYINANTPVDSKVLFLGEERGFYSERRFITASVFDVNPIIGWADSASDGAALLEKLKVGGISHLLVNRAAPRYYEMIQSMSSSGRSAYEALLAKHARLIFDDRHDSDPNDLSWVQVYAL, from the coding sequence ATGAAGCTGCTGGTCGCATTGCCGATAGCCGCGGGACTCATCTGGCATAGGCAGAACATCTTGGCGTGGTCGCAGCGCGCGGACCTCCGCGGAGTATTCGCGGGGTTCTCCGGCTGGGATATCATCGCGTGCGGACTATTGGGCAGCTACTTGGTGGTGAATCTTTCAGCCGCTCTCGGTCCGGAGTTCTACTACGACTCCCTCGTTTATCACCTGGCCCTGCCCAAACTCTACCTGCTCGCTCACCGCATCGTGCCCACGCCCACGATGCTCTACTCCGGGATCCCCTTCGGCACCGAGATGCTCTATGGCCTGGGCTTGGGGCTTGCCGACGAGCGTTTGGCCAAGCTCATCCAGTGCGGATTCGGCATAGCGACCGCGGGCGCGGTCTTTTGCTGGTGCCGCAGCCGCATGCGCCGGTCCGCGGCGATCCTGGCCGCCCTTTTATTCTACTGCGCGCCGATGGTCTGCTTTGAGAGCGGGGTCGCAAAAGTGGAGTTGGCCTGCGCGTTCTATACTCTGCTTGCGGTCTTTGCGATGTTGGAGGCGCAAGAGCGGCCGGCGGGGAACTCCAGATATCAGTTCCTCACGCTGGCCGGAATCTTTGCCGGCCTGAGCGTCAGCACGAAATATAATGCCGGACTCTACATGTTCATGCTGCCCATCCCCCTGATCTACCGATGCATCCGGGGGCAGCAGACGAGGCGCGCTCTGGGCATGGAATTGGGGGTATTCCTGGGACTCGCGCTCATGACCGCGAGTCCTTGGTTCCTTAAGAATGCGGTCTTTTACGGCAATCCGATCTATCCCTTTCTGAACCATTTATGGGGGAACAATCTGTCGGTCAACGCCGCGGGATTGGCTTCCGACGCCGGCGCCCGGGATCTCGTCCAGGCATTCACGACTTTGGCTGGGGTCAAGGACTTCTTTGCGGGCATCTGGAGTCCGGCATGGCCGCTGGACAATGTGGCGGGGATCGCTTTTCAGATACTCCTGCCCTGGGTATTCCTGGCGCGACCAGAGCCCGCCAGGCGACGGTCCATGATGCTCATAATGGTGGGGATCTGGCTGGCCTGGGCCCTGCATACGCGGATGCCGAGGTTCCTGCTGCCCGCGCTACCCGTCCTTGCCGTCCTCTCGGCGGAAGCGGTCTTCCTCCCCGAATTCCCGAGATTCCTGAGATACTTCACCATAGGAGCCGTCTATGGCACCCTCATCCTCACTCTCGGTGGAGCTGTCTTCGTATGGTATGCGCAAGGCTTATGGAGCGTCGCCTTCAGATTCTCCGGTAGAGATTCCTATCTATCACATCCGCACCATTCCTATTTGCGGCCGTATTATGCCGGAACAAAATATATCAATGCCAACACGCCGGTTGACTCCAAGGTGCTGTTCCTGGGCGAGGAACGGGGCTTCTACAGCGAACGACGATTCATCACCGCATCTGTCTTTGACGTGAATCCCATCATCGGCTGGGCTGACTCCGCCAGCGATGGAGCGGCCCTGCTGGAGAAGCTCAAGGTTGGAGGGATATCGCACCTCCTCGTCAATCGGGCCGCTCCACGCTATTACGAGATGATCCAGTCCATGAGCTCCAGCGGGCGCAGCGCCTACGAGGCGCTGTTGGCAAAGCACGCGCGACTCATCTTCGACGACAGACACGACAGCGATCCGAACGACCTTTCCTGGGTCCAGGTCTATGCCCTATAA
- a CDS encoding chemotaxis protein CheW encodes MSESTLIAFSLAGERYGMACREVAAVLPLARLSPAAGADAALAGTLDFHGTAVPVVDLGRLVTGRPCADHLSTRILVVDCGRARAGLMVERADETCRADVPPAAAAGPRVFKVSRDGSGKTAAAAVPLGPLLDRVLRSRLTGAASAHGPGDLQ; translated from the coding sequence ATGAGCGAGTCCACGCTGATCGCCTTCAGCCTGGCCGGGGAGCGCTACGGCATGGCCTGCCGCGAGGTGGCGGCGGTCCTGCCCTTGGCCCGGCTGAGCCCGGCCGCAGGGGCCGACGCCGCGCTGGCCGGGACCCTCGACTTCCACGGGACCGCGGTGCCGGTCGTGGACCTCGGCCGGCTGGTGACGGGGCGGCCCTGCGCCGACCACCTCAGCACCAGGATCCTGGTCGTGGACTGCGGCCGCGCGCGCGCCGGGCTCATGGTGGAGCGGGCCGACGAGACCTGCCGCGCCGACGTCCCGCCGGCCGCAGCGGCGGGCCCGAGGGTCTTCAAGGTGTCCCGGGACGGGAGCGGCAAGACCGCGGCCGCGGCCGTGCCGCTGGGACCGCTCCTGGACCGGGTGCTCCGGTCGCGCCTGACGGGGGCGGCGTCAGCTCATGGACCTGGCGATCTTCAATGA